Below is a genomic region from Mustela lutreola isolate mMusLut2 chromosome 1, mMusLut2.pri, whole genome shotgun sequence.
ccctcccaatcccatcttgtttcatttattcttctacccatttaagcctccatgttgcatcaccacttccttggagatttttaatgactgtttcaatctccttactggttatgggtctgttcaggctttctatttcttcatggttcagttgtggtagtttatatgtttctaggaatgcatccatttcttccagattgtcaaatttattggcatagagttgctcatagtatgttcttataatagtttgtatttctttggtgtttgttgtgatctctcctctttcattcatgattttatttatttgggtactttctcttttctttttgataagtttggccaggggtttatcaattttattaattctttcaaagaaccagctcctagtttcgttgatttgttctattgttttttggtttctatttcatagatttctgctctgatctttatgatttctcttctcctgctgggcttagggtttctttcttgttctttctccagctcctttaggtgtagggttaggttgtgtacctgagacctttcttgtttcttgagaaaggcgtgtaccgctatatattttcctctcaggactgcctttgttgtgtccctcagattttgaaccgttgtattttcattatcatttgtttccatgatttttttcaattcttctttaatttcccggttgacccattcattctttagaaggttgctgtttagtctccatgtatttgggtacttttcaaacttccttttgtggttgagttctagctttagagcattgtggtctgaaaatatgcagggaatgatcccaatcttttgataccagttgagtcctgatttaggactgaggatgtgatctattctggagaatgttccatgtgcactagagaagaatgtgtgttctgttgctttcggatgaaatgttctgaatgtatctgtgatgtccatctggtccagtgtgtcgtttaaggcctttatttccttgctgatcttttgcttggatgatctgtctatttcagtgaggggagtgttaaagtcccctactattattgtattattgtttatgtgtttctttgattttgttattaattggtttatataattggctgctcccacgttgggggcatagatatttaaaattgtttaatcttcctgttggacagaccctttgagtatgatatagtgtccttcctcatctcttattatagtctttggcttaaaatctaattgatcagatataaggattgccactcctgctttcttctgatgtccattagcatggtaaattcttttccaccccctcacgttaaatctggaggtgtctttgggcttaaaatgagtgtcttggaggcaacatatagatgggttttgtttttttatccatcctgataccctgtgtctttcgacaggggcatttagcccattcacattcagggtaactattgagagatatgaatttagtgccattgtattgcctgtaaggtgactgttactgtatatggtctctgttcctttctgatctaccacttgtaggctctctctttgcttagaggacctctttcaatatttcctgtagggctggtttggtgtttgcaaattctttcagtttttgtttgtcctggaagcttttatctctccttctattttcaatgatagcctagctggatatagtatttttggctgcatgttagcctagctggatatagtattcttggctgcatgtttttctcatttagtgctctgaaaatatcatgccagctctttctgtcctgccaggtctctgtggataagtcagctgccaatctaatatttttaccattgtatgttacagacttcttttcctgggctgctttcaggattttatctttgtcactgagacttgtaaattttactgttaggtgacggggtgtgggcctattcttattgattttgaggggtgttctctgaacctcctgaattttgatgctcgttccctttgccatattggggaaattctccccaataattctctccagtataccttctgctcccctctctctttcttcttcttctggaatcccaattattctaatgttgtttcattttatggtgtcacttatctctcgaattctcccctcgtggtccagtagctgtttgtccctcttttgctcagtttctttattctctgtcatttggtcttctatatcactaattctttcttctgcctcatttatcctagcagtgagagcctccatttttgattgcaccacattaatagcttttttttatttcaatttggttagattttagttcttttatttctccagatagggcttttatatctctcgagagggtttctctaatatcttccatgtctttttcaagcccagctagaaccttgagaattgtcattctgaactctagatctgacatattaccaatgtctgcattgattaggtccctagccttcggtactgcctcttgttcatttttttgtgttgaatttttccgtcttgtcattttgtccagataagagtatatgaaggattaagtaaaatactaaaagggtggcaacaaccccaggaaaatatgctttaaccaaattagaataGATCCCAaatgtgaggggggagaaaggggataaaaagaggtttaaaaatgaagaaagaaaaaaaaagaaaaaagaaaaagaaaagaaaagaattaaaaaaaaagaaaacaagaaaaatataaaaaagaaaaaatatatatatattggataaactagttaaaaaacgttaaaaaagaaaaaggtaaaagttaaaaaaaatattttaccagaaggcgagaaaaaaaaaccaaaaatgaaaaagaaaaaaattaaattaactgcaagattaaagataatcacagggaaaaagccatgagttccgtgcttggctttctcctcctctggaattctgctgctctccttggtattgaaaccgcactccttggtaggtgaacttggtcttggctggatttcttgttgatcttctgggggaggggcctgttgtagtgattctcaagtgtctttgccgcAGGCAGAATTataccacccttaccaggggcccgggtgagtaatccacttgggtttgctttcagaagtttttgttccctgagcgctttctgtagagttccggaggacgggaatacaaatggcggcctcctggtctccggcccggaggagccgagagcccagggccccactcctcagtgcgccctcagagaacagcgcccagttactcccgtctgcctgacctccggccgcgctcggagctcaccgagcctgcgaccggttcaaggtcaccccgagctgtgagcttactgctggctctgtctctgtagccggctttcctgttccaatacccgcaagctctgcgacactcagacacccccgatccttctgtgaccctgcaggacctgaggccacgctaaccccgcgtgggcttcgctccactttagcctctggagcgatgtccctcagcggaacagacttttaaatgtcctgattttgtgcgccgtttctcgccacttgccgggagctggcccctccccctggggactatcttcccgtcgctttggattcacttctctgccggtcctacctttcagaaagtggttgtttttctgtttccagaattgctgttcttcttctcttctatggcgatggattttcaggtgtttgcaatctttagataaactaatctagctgatctccggctagctgaagtagtctcagcctgctacttctccgccatcctGACTCCTCTCcaaaagcctccatttttaatcATATAAAACATACTAATCTTCTGCATCAAGAACTCTATGGCACAGGACCACACCAGCCAATCAGCTAAGTGATAACATTGGTTTTATTGCTTTATATCTGgttttaaatatagattttatatttatagtggttttatgttcacagcaaaattgagtgaaAGGAACACACATTTCCATATACCCATTGTTGTATGATTTTGAGGGAAGCAGATCACATAACAGAATCCCATTTTTATCCAGTGTAAAATAATAGTACTGAACTAATGTCACTTCCAGCTCTTATGGCACAAATCTAGGTCCATCCCCAGTTTAACTACTTAACAAGGCCCTCTCATTGGCTATATTGAAACCAAACATCTTTACTGACCCATCATATTCTGGATACAAACTAATATTTCATCTCGTGTTGCACTACCTCGTTTGTTCCAGACATTGAGGCAGAAAGCATTAGAGAATCTCAATAGGATTCTTGCCCCTGTATTCCCAAACTGTCATCCTCTGCTGCAGCCTGAGTGCCTGGGAGAAACCACACTGAACTGGCAGCATTGACAGGGTTACACACACTGTGCTGCATTTATCCTGGGGTTTCCTGTCTCAAAGGATTGGAGGAAGACTTATCTGATCCTTCTTGCTCTGAGAATTAGAATGGTCTCTAATGACAAGAGGTACTATTCTGCCAGGTATGTGAGGACTAGCGACAATGAAAGCAGGAGGTAAGAGGGAAACACAGAGGGGGACCTGAGAGACAAAAGAGAGGAGAGTGGACACCCAGAGTGTGAGGAGGAGAACCAGGAGactcttctggaaggaagaggtTCTCAGTTCATCAcataattttcaccaaaatacctTCATTGTTCATGCTCATTCTTACAGCATTCAGGCCAGCCTCAGTCAGACTTTTCAGATTGGAATTGCTTGAGATCCCCTAGATCTTTATGGTAGGTGGTGTCTATGTCCCTGGGCAGGATGTGATGTTTACATGGgggtgacaatttttttttttttctgacatgacAGAATGGAGATTCCAGAGTGATTGAGATTGTATCAGATCACCTTCAAAGACTCCAAGAATCCCAAATATCAGTGCTTTTGATATGACATTAATTGTGACTCACAAATGTAAACCCCAAATTATAACTCCTTTCAGTCTTTGAGTTTATAAACTAAGTCCTCAAACACCATCCTCCTCTTCTGAGGAATGGTAGAAGACATCACAAGGCCATGTGAATGAAGTTTACATTACAGGATCAGAAGTAGTAtggcttagaggacccctttcaatatttcctgtagagctggtttggtatttgcaaattctttccgtttttgtttgtcctggaagcttttaatctctccttctattttcaatgatagcctggctggatatagtattcttagctgcatgttattctcatttagtgctctgaaaatatcatgccagctctttctggcctgccaggtctctgtggataagtcagctgccaatataatatttttaccattgtatgttacagacttcttttcccgggctgctttcaggattttctctttgtcactgagacttgtaaattttggggggcttaagtgggtaggagaagaataaatgaaacaagatgggattgggagggagacaaaccataagtgactcttaatctcacaaaacaaactgagggttgctgggggaggggggttgggagaagggggtgggattatggacattggggagggtatgtgatttggtgagtgctgtgaagtgtgtaaacctggtgattcacagacctgtacccctggggataaaaatatatgtttataaaaaataaaaaattaataaaaaaaaaagaagtagtaggAGTTGGGCAGTCAAAATGAAGCCATGTCAAAATACAAGGAGTTGTGGGATAATAGGCAAGGCAGATCGTAGTGAATACATGGAATATGGTGAATATTTGTTGTTGTGGCTACTTCAGAATACTAACATGGCTGCTCAGATTCCAAGCTCATGGTAGTCCCAAATCTCATTGCTTTTCTTCAAGAGACTTCCCATTTTATCctgaaatgtatctttttttttctcaaattggcaatgaatagAATGAAAAGTATATAAGTAAAGCTATTAAAATTACCAGAAGAATTTGGGGGTAGAGTAAAAGAGCATGAAGCAGTTTGTACCTATGGCAATACTGAATTTTTCACTAGATGGCACAGAGATGAATCTGATATCTTTCACTTCACTCAGCTGACCTAGGTCACTTTTGTGAGTTGCCCACTCAGGGGTTTCCTCTCTGGAAGGATACTCCAGAGTCTCCTCATATCTTACTTTCTTCCATTACACTTCAAAGAAatattgttgttgtcattgttgtctTCATCATTATCACCATTATTTTATGTTCAAAATATTCTGTCATTATGTTTTTTATATGTAAGGCTCTAGGCTAAGTATTTCACCCACAGGGTCTCCTTTATTCTGAAGCACAATTCTGTCAAATTGTTTTTATCTACAATTCACAGATGAGGCTACTTTGCTACAGGAGAAAATCAGCAATTTGTCCCACTTAAAAAGTGAGGAAGCCTTGGAACCAGAATATTCCTGTTGTGGATAGGTTtgtggaagcagagagagagtctgaaTAAAGGGAATGGTGGACAGTTGTTTCCTAAAACCTCAATAGAAAGTCATGGAGATGATAAAGCTGCTTCAGACTGGCCTCCAGCTCCGGTATCTTccagttttaaattaaatttcaagtTCACCTTCtcgtggcagaaggagagagccCCTATAAATTTGGAGAAATGGTCTGACTGACCAAGGAGTGAGGTAAAAAGAAGCCATATTTCTATGTTTGGATTAGGGATGAGATATTGGAAAATAatcaacataaaaaagaaataatactggAAAATCTGGGCATTGAAGGTAATGAGTTCAAgtgtagaaaggaagaaagtaaggTGAAGGAGACAAGCCCAGGGCAAGAGAAGAAGGAATTGTGGTGGTAATAAGCCAGGCAGATTGAAGAAAATAGGACCATAGGCACCAGGTATACAATATGTGAGCAGTATTCAATTGTAATGTGAGTAGTCAGAGAGATTGAATCTATCTCTGacatttgcttatttgctttcTAGATTATGGGTCTTCCATTTCCTAGAAAATTGTGATTATTTAAACTATTCCAGTCAAAATTGCTGAATTCAGTTTTTATCTGTGTGGAGCTAGAGAAGATTGAAAGAGATTTGAAGTTCCTAAAGGATGAAAGTAGGATGAAAGTAGACTTTACATGATAGGAAGAgacaagcatatatatatatatttttttttacaacggCAAGTAATCTGTCTCCTGGATTATAAATTCTCAATAGAGTATTTTGTTAAGCAGGAATTCTTGGCAAGTGATGGGAAAGTGAGATGTTGAGAAGTGGCTGATCTTTCTTGCTTCAGAGATGTTTTTCTTGACCACAGAAATATAGGCATCTATTGTGGGGGAAATAGATGTTCTCATTTGTTCTGAGtaggaaatatttcatttcaagATCAGGTGTTCTTCTGaacattatcatttcttttcctaatcttattttctctttttttttgctttgaatcATGACTTACTACTCTGTCTTTCCTTAtagcacttctttttcttttttttttttttcttgtagaagGTGCCAGTTCTCTAAATGACTGATAAGATCTGAAATtccatatttaattattatattttttaaattcaaaattattttaattaagtctATTTTAACCCATACTTAGCTTCTGGCAATGTTAGTCTAAGACCAGGCCTATTCCTTCAATTTATAACTGGCATATGTTAGTAAGACCTGCTTATGTTCACAAGTACTGCTGACCCATACTTCCCCAAATCTTGTAAAGGTACCTGCATGGTGTTCTAGTATTCCTGAAAATCTATGTTCTTAGGCAGAATAAGACATTATATGTAAATCACTgaagaagttattaaaaaaaagagtaatgttAAAATCAATAGCCCTCACCAAGGAAATTCtggaagaaaactataaaatgaaagTTGTAATCTAGAACCCTTTTCTATATACTGCTCCTCATAGTGTATTTAGAAGAAGATTGTCCATATTTAGACAGGATGTCAATGGGTCTGCAtctgagaggcaggaagaaaagtcCTTGTGGTCGTAAAGTAGATATTTTACGTAACTTGCCATGCTCAGCAATGCAatgaagaaagagcaagaaatgtGGGGATGAATGGAAGAGTGTTTACAGAAAGCACTGAAGTttgactgttttgttttgatttccagGCTCAGATGCTGATCTCATCATTGCCCTCCCCACTGGAGTGGGATCCTGAAACTGGGTGGTGATTTAACAGCGAGCTCCATGGCAAACATAAACTCCAGTAATACCCTGTCCTCCACATTCTATCTCACAGGTATCCCTGGCTATGAGGAATTTCACCACTGGATATCCATCCCATTCTGTGTCCTCTACCTTGTTGGAATAATGGGCAACTGCACCATCCTGCATATTGTTCGGACGGACCCCAGGCTCCACGAGCCCATGTACTACTTCCTGGCCATGCTCTCCCTCACTGACATGGGCATGTCCATGCCCACAATGATATCACTCTTCAGGGTGTTGTGGTCCATTTCCAGGGAAATCCAGTTCAATATCTGTGTGGTCCAAATGTTTCTTATTCACACTTTCTCCTTCACAGAATCATCTGTGCTCTTGGCCATGGCCTTTGACCGCTATGTGGCTATCTGCCACCCTCTACGATATGCTACCATTCTCACACCAAGACTTATTGCTAAAATTGGAATTGCAGCTCTGCTTAGGAGTGCCTTTGCCATGATTCCACTTCTGGCCCGGCtggccttctttcctttctgccacTCCCACACCCTTTCTCATTCCTATTGTCTACACCAGGACATGATTCGCCTTGCCTGTGCTGACACCatgtttaatattatatatgGGTTGCTTCTGGTCATTGTGCTGTGGGGCATGGACTCTCTGGGTATATTTGTGTCTTATATGTGCATCCTTCAGTCAATATTAAGAATTGCATCACGTGAGGGGAGGCTTAAGGCTCTCAACACATGTGCATCCCACATCTGTGTTGTACTCATCCTTTACGTGCCTATGATTGGGCTCTCTATCGTCCATCGTTTTGCCAAACACTCTTCCCCACTCATCCATATCTTCATGGCTCATATCTACTTATTGGTCCCACCTGTGCTCAATCCAATCATCTATAGTGTGAAGACTAAACAGATCCGCCAAGGAATCCTCCATCTGCTTTTCCCCACAAAAGTCAGTTCTACTGTGATGTAGGCATGTCATCAAGGCAATGAAGGTTTCAATctaaatgatttaaataatacttatttATGTGCTCTAGATATGTTGTCATCATAATTGCCAACAAAAGAGTAAAGAACAGAAATAGAGTCAACAGAGTATGTTGAGAAGTGGTTATAGTAGAGTTGGTGTCCATTGGGACTATACAGCTTAACATGTACTTCATAAATTccctttaaatataaatgcattGGAGTGGAGTGTCATAGAAATCATTTCCATTctattcccttccatttctaattcCAATCTTTTCCAGGGTGATTTATCTGttaattcttcattaaatatattaaatccaTGTATCTTTGCTTCCTGATACTCTGCATTTGTCAGGGAATTTACTATTCCCCTTCTTGTAATATCAGTGTTCTGGATAtctacttttccttctttcttaacaatgagaaaaatcttATCTTGACATAAAGGCATTTTAGAGCTCAAAACAGAAGTTAGAAATCCTAGCAATGTATCCACATCATATTTCAAaagtttatatttatgttatacgCTACTAAGGATATTTAGTTTCCTCTGGAATAGAAAAGTACaatatgcacatttttttcttgctcaatttttagaaataattttaattttataaaaattgagaTCCTGTCATTACTTAAATACTTCAGATATTATGATGTGAAGTCTATGATTATAATCCATTGGGTTAAATGCATCTTAATAATTAAGGGCatactatttatttaaatgtaaaaaatattatctttggTATCCTTGGCTATGAGGAATTTCACTCATGTAGCAATATAATTCATTGGGGTGTAGCTACTTATAAATTTGTGGTAGCTGGAAACAGCTAAAGATGAAGGTCTCACAATTTTATCTAGAACTGTTTTCAACACACAAAACTATCTCTCCTTGTGATTCTGAAATTATCTGGCACCTGGCTGTGCATAGAGTTGTataaaaatacttgcaaatgcaACTGAATTTTCTTAGCTGGTACAGTTAAAATTGtgcaaagcaaaaaataaacaaaggggataaataaaactttaaaaacgtGTTATGGTTCCCAGTATTTATGTAATaattagtaatatattttacatatcttGTTCTACCTAGTATAGCAACTGTGCTTCAAAGAGCTTGCTGCCTGTAGGCATGAATATTATGCTTAGCATAAAAGTGacattaaataattattgaatatataaataatgaaaggAATGAATCAATTATTGAAAAAGAATGACTAGTTTGGatataaaaaaaagtcttgaaggaAAAGATTTGACATGTCATGAACCTACATGTCACATAATAAAAGAGAGTTTACTAACTTAAAATCAGGATTTCAAATTTCAGGCACATGGAGTATATCTACAACTTATATCTGCTATCTGGTTTTAACTCAACTATGATGTTTCCACCATATTATCCTATTTCTTGATTCTAATTCTAATTACCCTTCTCCTTTTAGCACATTCACTTCAAGTAAGGGACATcaactaaaaataagaaagatgtaTAAACATCATAATTAGATAATATTTGgtgtaataaataattaaataaaattgataggaaaagtaaaaattttgagAATGATCATGGTATACATTGTATAAGTAATATTTAACTATTGATAatcgtttttatttttatttttttaaagattttatttatttatttgacagacattgatcacaagtaggcagagaggcagacagatagagagggggaagcagagtccctgatgaacagagagcccgatgccatgtggcgctccatcccaggaccctgagatcatgacctgagctgaaggcagaggctttaatccactgagccacccagccgcccctaataatcatttttaaaataagaacttcaaatacaaaatatgtatttttttaatattttatttatttatttgacagagagagagagcaagcacaagcaggggggagcagcagagggagagggagaaacagacttcccactgaaggGAACCCAATgccggactggatcccaggacctcaggattatgacctgagctgaaggcagaaacttagctaactgagccacccaagaaccctacaaaatatattttcaacctGTGATGTTGAAGATACCTTTCCTAGCATctatgcttcaaaaaaaaaaaccagtgttGTATtaggctttgttgttgttgttcacagAAATATGTTTAAGCTACTTACTGCACCTTAGATTTTGCATTTTGCATAtgaataaagctattttaaaggaATACCTGCATAGGTAATGCAATATTTGGACACACAAATTATTATTTCCTATGTTACATTAAATTTATTACTATAATTGCATTATAATCATAACATATTTTatcaaaaacatttagaaaaccacatatttttaaattaagatcatttttcccaaagaatatcATTGCTGAAGAGATGAGTGATTGAATatctgaatggatgaatgaatgacaagTTAGTACTATGAGTTGAGAACAGAAAGATCTTGTTCTGGAACCTTACTGAAGGCAAGCGTTCAGTCTTCTGGCAAGCAATTGGTGCTCGAAAAACAGGAGGTCTCTTGTTCTTGCCTAGAACTATAATAATATAACTGAAACGTCTTTCTCATTTGTATATGGATTTATAAATCAGGAGGCACTCTTACTCATATTACCTTGCTTGACAAAGTCATGAGTGTCTTTTGAAAAcattctctgccatcttgcagAATGTGTAAGTGATCCAGAAACCCAAATCATAATTCATTTTTGTATACGAATCCCCAATCACTGGGCAAAATGCAATGCAATTGTTTTCATAATGTCAAACATTATCTTTTAGGTTATACCTTAATCCTCTTGATACTGCAGAAGACTTCTTGTTGCAAAACACAATGGcaagaaaaaataatagcagaGATCACTATCCCCTTTGTCATTAAAGTGTCCAGTATTGTCTTCTACACAAAGCATTACCACAAAATACTTCATTATCCCACTTAGTAATTCAGTTATCCAATCCGgtatctcaaataataaaaacataattcaGTCAAAAATGTACAGTGTGGAAATGATCTGACTACACTTAGAGTCTGGAAATAGCCACATGCATTAATAAGGAGAATgataacaatataaatattttgaaggCACTCCATCAACTACTTCAACTACTAGaccatgtatatgtttatattatgttCATGATACTCATTTTTATTGTCTGATGCCAGGGaaaattttaactcttttattAATCAACGGGTGGACATTTTATATGGGATAAAAGGTATTACATTCCATGAATTTTGCCAGATAGATTTATAGATGATAACGTTTGTCCCAGGTAATATAGAATGCAATTAGCAAGAAGGTTTGGGGTGTGAAAAGCTACACTAGGAAAATTAcatgtgcttttttatttaaagagctAAATGAATCCAGTGAACATAATCCTGCTGgtttgctgtgattttttttttttgagaatttcgTTGACAAAATTTCATCCCCATTAACCAGAATGTTAAGTGATGTGACAGATTAATGCAGTTTTAGCAACCTGACCCAAGATGGGGCAATTAGCCTGACTTTCTCCTTCCTGAGTCATCAGTACTCAAATTCTTTGCATGTCATGCCACTCCTCAGATCCTGCTTTTTTGTTTACTTAACCCAATCAAAATAACTTTCTATTGTgtgtaaaaatatctttattgcaACAAAGTATTGAAGGAGATATGAAACAAACAAGCTAAGTGAAAGAGTAAAGGAAGGAAGTATTTAAAGAATATGCCCTATACAATACATAAGGACATATTAGGGCATTTGTTACTTAGAATTATTagcattcagtatttttttaaagattatttatttatttatttgtcagagagagagagagagaacacgagcaagCAGAGTAGCAggcggaggcagagagagaagcaggctccccactgagcaaggagcccaatgcaggactcaatcccaggaccctgagataatgacctgagccgaaggcagcagcttaactgagccacccaggcatcaatGACAATCAATGCTAAGATTGCCCATAGCAAACTGACATTAAGAGAGGCATTTTGTAGTACAAAATGGATATTTCACTCACCTATGCTATTATAGTGACTCCACTGATTATTACCTTAATATGTTGAGATACCCTTTCATGGTACTGGAGCAGTTGCCTGACACCTTCCTTTTTACCCTTTGCTGGGAAGGCAGCATTGAGAAATGTGAGTATTTTAAGTTCTATCCAGAGGTTAGGTGTTCTGGGGATAGATCTGCCTGGGTTGATTCACACTTGACATTTAAGTCTGATCCTCTACCCTGAACTCATCTATTCTTTGTTGCTTCATAACCCTTGGGTCATTTTGGTTGGTTACAGAGCCCTAGGACACGCATCCTTATCTCCTTTGTCTTTACCCCATAAACAATGGGGTTCATGGTAGG
It encodes:
- the LOC131821185 gene encoding olfactory receptor 51L1-like; its protein translation is MANINSSNTLSSTFYLTGIPGYEEFHHWISIPFCVLYLVGIMGNCTILHIVRTDPRLHEPMYYFLAMLSLTDMGMSMPTMISLFRVLWSISREIQFNICVVQMFLIHTFSFTESSVLLAMAFDRYVAICHPLRYATILTPRLIAKIGIAALLRSAFAMIPLLARLAFFPFCHSHTLSHSYCLHQDMIRLACADTMFNIIYGLLLVIVLWGMDSLGIFVSYMCILQSILRIASREGRLKALNTCASHICVVLILYVPMIGLSIVHRFAKHSSPLIHIFMAHIYLLVPPVLNPIIYSVKTKQIRQGILHLLFPTKVSSTVM